The proteins below come from a single Caulobacter segnis ATCC 21756 genomic window:
- a CDS encoding DUF6265 family protein encodes MIALGLALALATTPPVPAAEIDRLGFIAGCWTLTRPNGAKIEEQWLAPAGGAMIGMSRSVREGKLREYEFMRILPAADGKLQFVALPSGQAEGAFPVKEIGDNTVTFENPQHDFPQRILYRLVDKDTLVARIEGSVDGKARSADFPYKRCAAGN; translated from the coding sequence ATGATCGCTTTGGGTCTCGCCCTGGCCCTGGCCACGACGCCGCCCGTCCCGGCCGCCGAGATCGACCGGCTGGGCTTCATCGCTGGCTGCTGGACGCTGACGCGCCCGAACGGCGCGAAGATCGAGGAGCAATGGCTCGCCCCGGCCGGCGGCGCCATGATCGGCATGAGCCGCAGCGTGCGCGAGGGCAAACTGCGCGAGTACGAGTTCATGCGCATCCTGCCCGCCGCCGACGGCAAGCTGCAATTCGTGGCGCTTCCCTCCGGCCAGGCCGAAGGCGCCTTCCCGGTGAAAGAGATCGGCGACAACACCGTCACCTTCGAGAACCCGCAGCACGATTTTCCACAGCGGATCCTGTATCGCCTCGTCGACAAGGACACCTTGGTGGCGCGGATCGAGGGCTCGGTCGACGGAAAGGCCCGATCGGCCGACTTTCCTTACAAGCGTTGCGCGGCCGGCAATTGA
- the rpmG gene encoding 50S ribosomal protein L33 yields the protein MAKPASIKIRLNSTADTGFFYVTKKNARTKTEKMVLKKYDPVVRKHVEFREGKIK from the coding sequence ATGGCCAAACCGGCTTCCATCAAGATCCGCCTGAACTCGACGGCGGACACCGGCTTCTTCTACGTGACCAAGAAGAACGCCCGCACCAAGACCGAGAAGATGGTGCTGAAGAAGTACGATCCGGTCGTCCGCAAGCACGTCGAATTCCGCGAAGGCAAGATCAAGTAA
- the phoY gene encoding alkaline phosphatase PhoY, with the protein MLTCGALAAVLATGFAAQSALAAETKPDPKLVVVISVDQFSANLYAQHRPEFVGGLATLSQGVVYPNGYQSHAFTETCPGHSTLLTGKHPNKTGISANDWYDRATGKTVYCLADPTVTLADDPKGRAVSPANMVATTYGDWLKAVSPGSRVFGVSGKDRGAITMSGHKADGQFWYQPGFGFTTWVAPGQTAQERLKPVAAFNAKLSADLKAHPFAWDYAKASAKRCRTLEAEYDTGGRHWRAALPIPAGTSDADKQRDLYASPYTDQVTLELAQRLRETYGLGDGPQVDLLTISLSATDFIGHRYGTRGPEMCDQVARLDARLGVFLKSLDKVKGGVLVVLAADHGGADFAERLHDEGYGVERVIGKPWIAKLNAQLRSDLGLAWDPLVADGGIDQIYVVGPDRKTPSPADRARITAAALTLINRDPVVAQAFDSNAIFTMEAAPADASPEELSVAERVRRSAYPGRVGDILIAFRPDRVPATAGATYVSTHGSPWDYDRRVPILFWWKGAAPHERVLPLDTVDIAPTLAAVTGVKPPADLDGVCRPLAYGGKC; encoded by the coding sequence ATGCTTACCTGCGGCGCGCTCGCCGCCGTCCTGGCGACCGGTTTCGCCGCCCAATCCGCTCTGGCCGCCGAGACCAAGCCTGACCCCAAGCTGGTGGTCGTGATCTCGGTCGACCAGTTCAGCGCCAATCTCTACGCCCAGCACCGGCCGGAGTTCGTCGGCGGCTTGGCGACGCTGAGCCAGGGGGTCGTCTATCCCAACGGCTACCAGTCGCACGCCTTCACCGAGACCTGCCCCGGCCACTCGACGCTGCTGACGGGCAAGCATCCCAACAAGACCGGCATCAGCGCCAACGACTGGTACGACCGCGCCACGGGCAAGACGGTCTACTGCCTGGCCGATCCGACCGTGACCCTGGCCGATGATCCCAAGGGCAGGGCGGTCTCGCCCGCCAACATGGTCGCCACCACCTATGGCGACTGGCTGAAGGCGGTGTCGCCGGGCAGTCGCGTGTTCGGCGTGTCGGGCAAGGATCGCGGCGCGATCACCATGTCGGGCCACAAGGCCGACGGCCAGTTCTGGTACCAGCCCGGCTTTGGCTTCACGACCTGGGTCGCGCCGGGGCAGACGGCGCAGGAGCGCCTCAAGCCCGTCGCGGCCTTCAACGCCAAGCTTTCGGCGGACCTGAAGGCCCATCCTTTCGCCTGGGACTACGCCAAGGCCTCGGCCAAGCGCTGCAGGACCCTCGAGGCCGAGTACGACACGGGCGGCCGCCACTGGCGCGCGGCCCTGCCGATCCCGGCGGGGACCAGCGACGCGGACAAGCAGCGCGACCTCTACGCCAGCCCCTACACCGACCAGGTGACCCTGGAGTTGGCTCAACGTCTGCGTGAGACCTATGGCCTGGGCGACGGTCCGCAGGTCGATCTCTTGACGATCAGCCTGTCGGCGACCGATTTCATCGGCCATCGCTACGGCACGCGCGGTCCGGAAATGTGCGACCAAGTCGCGCGTCTCGACGCGCGGCTGGGCGTCTTCCTGAAGAGCCTGGACAAGGTGAAAGGCGGCGTCCTGGTCGTTCTGGCGGCCGACCACGGCGGCGCGGACTTCGCCGAGCGCCTGCACGATGAGGGCTACGGCGTCGAGCGCGTGATCGGCAAGCCGTGGATCGCCAAGCTGAACGCTCAGCTGCGGTCAGACCTCGGTTTGGCCTGGGATCCGTTGGTCGCCGACGGCGGCATCGACCAGATCTATGTCGTCGGGCCGGACCGCAAGACGCCGTCGCCGGCCGACCGCGCGCGGATCACGGCCGCGGCCCTGACCTTGATCAACCGCGACCCGGTGGTGGCGCAAGCCTTTGACTCCAATGCCATCTTCACCATGGAGGCGGCGCCGGCGGACGCCTCGCCCGAGGAGCTTTCGGTGGCCGAGCGGGTGCGGCGCAGCGCCTATCCGGGGCGGGTGGGCGACATCTTGATCGCCTTCAGGCCAGATCGCGTTCCGGCCACGGCGGGCGCCACCTACGTCTCGACCCACGGCAGCCCCTGGGACTATGATCGCCGCGTGCCGATCCTGTTCTGGTGGAAGGGCGCGGCCCCGCACGAGCGCGTGCTGCCGCTGGACACCGTGGATATCGCGCCCACCCTGGCGGCGGTCACGGGGGTCAAGCCGCCGGCCGACCTCGACGGCGTCTGTCGCCCGTTGGCGTACGGCGGTAAATGCTAA
- a CDS encoding PleD family two-component system response regulator: MSARILVVDDIEANVRLLEAKLAAEYYEVSTAMDGQTAINMAQRDPPDIILLDVMMPGIDGFTVCRKLKEDPATRHIPVVMITALDGRADRIQGLEAGASDFLTKPIDDVMLFARVRSLTRFKLVIDELRQREASGRRIGVIAGAAARLDGLGGRVLVVDDNERQAERLAGELAADHRPVVETDPETARVSASGPVDLVIVNAAAKGFDGLRFTAALRSDERTRHLPVLALVDPDDRARMVKALEIGVNDILTRPVDPQELSARAKTQIQRKRYTDYLRNNLDHSLELAVTDQLTGLHNRRYMVGQLETLVRRAAMGGDEVSALLIDIDHFKKINDTFGHDIGDEVLREFALRLASNVRAIDLPCRYGGEEFTVIMPETRMADALRIAERIRKHVSASPFKVANGDEMLTVTVSVGVSATGGPEDTPEALLKRADEGVYEAKASGRNTVVGKAA, from the coding sequence ATGAGCGCCCGGATCCTCGTCGTCGATGACATCGAGGCCAATGTCCGCCTGCTGGAAGCCAAGCTGGCGGCTGAATACTATGAAGTTTCCACCGCCATGGACGGCCAGACGGCCATCAACATGGCGCAACGCGATCCGCCCGACATCATTCTGCTGGACGTGATGATGCCCGGCATCGACGGCTTCACCGTCTGCCGCAAGCTCAAGGAAGATCCCGCCACGCGGCACATTCCGGTGGTGATGATCACCGCCCTGGACGGCCGGGCCGACCGGATCCAGGGCCTGGAGGCCGGCGCCTCCGACTTTCTGACGAAGCCCATCGACGACGTCATGCTGTTCGCCCGGGTGCGCAGCCTGACGCGCTTCAAGCTCGTGATCGACGAACTGCGCCAGCGCGAGGCCTCGGGCCGCCGCATCGGCGTGATCGCCGGCGCCGCCGCGCGCTTGGACGGCCTCGGTGGCCGGGTGCTGGTGGTCGACGACAACGAACGCCAGGCCGAGCGCCTGGCCGGCGAACTGGCCGCCGATCACCGCCCGGTGGTCGAGACCGATCCCGAGACGGCCCGGGTCAGCGCCAGCGGCCCGGTCGACCTCGTCATCGTCAACGCCGCGGCCAAGGGCTTCGACGGCCTGCGCTTCACCGCCGCTCTGCGCTCGGACGAGCGCACGCGTCACCTTCCGGTGCTGGCCCTGGTCGATCCCGACGACCGCGCCCGCATGGTCAAGGCGCTGGAGATCGGGGTGAACGACATCCTGACGCGTCCGGTGGATCCTCAAGAACTGTCCGCGCGCGCCAAGACCCAGATCCAGCGCAAGCGCTACACCGACTACCTGCGCAACAATCTCGACCACTCGCTGGAGCTGGCCGTCACCGACCAGCTGACCGGCCTGCACAATCGCCGCTACATGGTCGGCCAGCTGGAGACTCTGGTGCGCCGCGCGGCGATGGGCGGGGACGAGGTCTCGGCCCTGCTGATCGACATCGACCACTTCAAGAAGATCAACGACACCTTCGGCCACGACATCGGCGACGAGGTGCTGCGCGAGTTCGCCCTGCGCCTGGCCTCCAACGTGCGGGCCATCGACCTGCCTTGCCGCTACGGCGGCGAGGAGTTCACGGTGATCATGCCCGAGACGCGCATGGCCGACGCCCTGCGCATCGCCGAGCGGATCCGCAAGCACGTCTCGGCTTCGCCGTTCAAGGTCGCCAATGGCGATGAAATGCTGACCGTGACGGTCTCGGTCGGTGTCTCGGCCACGGGCGGCCCCGAGGACACGCCCGAGGCCTTGCTCAAACGCGCCGACGAGGGCGTCTATGAAGCCAAGGCTTCCGGCCGAAATACCGTGGTCGGCAAGGCGGCCTGA
- the divK gene encoding cell-cycle response regulator DivK: MTKKVLIVEDNELNMKLFHDLLEAQGYETLQTREGLSALSIARDNKPDLILMDIQLPEISGLEVTKWLKEDEELAHIPVVAVTAFAMKGDEERIREGGCEAYISKPISVVHFLETIKRLLERQPA; the protein is encoded by the coding sequence ATGACGAAGAAGGTCCTCATCGTGGAGGATAACGAGCTGAACATGAAGCTCTTTCATGATCTGCTCGAGGCCCAGGGTTACGAGACCCTGCAGACCCGCGAGGGTCTGTCGGCGCTGTCCATCGCCCGCGACAACAAGCCAGACCTGATCTTGATGGACATCCAGCTGCCGGAAATCTCGGGCCTGGAAGTCACCAAGTGGCTGAAGGAAGACGAGGAACTGGCCCACATTCCGGTGGTGGCCGTGACCGCCTTCGCCATGAAGGGCGACGAGGAGCGCATCCGCGAAGGCGGCTGCGAGGCCTATATCTCCAAGCCGATCTCGGTCGTCCACTTCCTCGAAACGATCAAGCGCCTGCTGGAAAGGCAGCCTGCATGA
- a CDS encoding HAD family hydrolase yields MKPRLTDLQACPISPAAPLVIVDVDEVLAQFMLGFGAFISRYGFELRVDRFALFQNIYRPGETEHLDLIAGKALFDDFFRDGAEDLPPATGAADALADLSTRAEVVILTNAPEHGRLARAQWLKTHGFDYPLIINTGPKGPAAAELAARTSGRAVFIDDLLPQLESVAERAPKVGRFQMVSDERLRPLAPSAPDRHVRIDEWPLLKTAIEERLFA; encoded by the coding sequence ATGAAACCGCGCCTTACCGATCTTCAGGCCTGCCCCATCAGTCCCGCAGCGCCGCTGGTCATCGTCGATGTCGACGAGGTGCTGGCCCAGTTCATGCTCGGCTTCGGAGCCTTCATCTCGCGATACGGCTTCGAGCTGCGGGTGGATCGGTTCGCCCTGTTCCAAAATATCTATCGCCCCGGAGAGACCGAACACCTCGATCTGATCGCGGGCAAGGCCCTGTTCGACGATTTCTTCCGCGATGGCGCCGAGGACCTGCCGCCGGCGACCGGCGCCGCCGACGCCCTGGCCGACCTTTCGACGCGAGCCGAGGTGGTGATCCTGACCAATGCGCCCGAGCACGGCCGCCTCGCCCGCGCTCAATGGCTGAAGACCCACGGCTTCGACTACCCCCTGATCATCAACACCGGCCCCAAGGGCCCCGCCGCCGCCGAGCTGGCCGCGCGCACCTCCGGTCGCGCGGTCTTCATCGACGACCTTTTACCGCAGCTGGAATCGGTGGCGGAAAGGGCGCCCAAGGTTGGACGCTTCCAGATGGTCAGCGATGAGCGCTTACGCCCCCTCGCCCCATCCGCGCCCGACCGCCATGTCCGTATCGACGAATGGCCGCTGCTGAAGACGGCCATCGAGGAGCGTCTGTTCGCATGA
- a CDS encoding ROK family protein, translated as MIRFGIDFGGTKIEAAAIDESGAFVARVRKPNPGEYKAALEVVAELVADAEAMAGASCARLGLGIPGSISPRSGLIRNANSVYLNGQRFGEDLEQRLARPVRLTNDANCLALSEAADGAGAGEGVVFAAILGTGCGGGVVVDGKIIDGRNGFAGEWGHSPLPWPKPEEYPGPDCWCGRKGCLETWIAGPSFARDAGFPNGQATMEAIAAGDASAAAALDRYVDRLGRALAVVCDLIDPDVIVLGGGMSNVDVLYDRLQGAIAPNVFSDVFETPVRKAIHGDSSGVRGAAWLWPQEA; from the coding sequence ATGATCCGTTTTGGCATCGATTTCGGCGGCACCAAGATCGAAGCCGCCGCCATCGACGAGTCCGGGGCCTTTGTCGCGCGGGTGCGCAAGCCCAATCCCGGCGAGTATAAAGCAGCGCTCGAGGTCGTCGCCGAGCTGGTCGCCGACGCCGAGGCGATGGCCGGCGCGTCCTGCGCGCGGCTGGGGCTGGGGATCCCCGGCTCGATCTCGCCTCGCAGCGGCCTGATCCGCAACGCCAACAGCGTCTATCTGAACGGCCAGCGCTTCGGCGAGGACCTGGAGCAGCGCCTGGCTCGCCCCGTCCGTCTGACCAACGACGCCAACTGCCTAGCTCTGTCCGAGGCTGCGGACGGCGCGGGCGCGGGCGAGGGCGTGGTCTTCGCCGCCATCCTGGGCACCGGCTGCGGCGGCGGCGTTGTCGTCGACGGCAAGATCATCGACGGCCGCAACGGCTTCGCCGGCGAATGGGGCCATTCGCCCCTGCCCTGGCCCAAGCCCGAGGAATATCCCGGCCCCGACTGCTGGTGCGGCCGCAAGGGTTGCCTGGAGACCTGGATCGCGGGCCCCAGCTTCGCCCGCGACGCCGGCTTCCCGAACGGCCAGGCCACGATGGAGGCGATCGCCGCCGGCGACGCGTCCGCCGCCGCGGCGCTGGATCGCTATGTCGACCGGCTGGGCCGGGCCCTGGCCGTGGTCTGCGACCTGATCGATCCCGACGTCATCGTCCTGGGCGGCGGCATGTCGAATGTCGACGTGCTCTATGATCGCCTGCAAGGTGCCATCGCCCCGAACGTCTTCTCCGACGTGTTCGAAACGCCGGTCCGCAAGGCCATCCACGGCGACAGCTCCGGCGTGCGCGGCGCGGCCTGGCTGTGGCCGCAGGAGGCCTAA
- a CDS encoding DNA polymerase IV — MKSLCRDCGWTGEAKAARCPSCGSPRTVFHEELGTLSIAHLDCDAFYASVEKRDDPSLRDKPVIVGGGKRGVVTTACYIARMSGAKSAMPMFKALKLCPDAVVIKPNFAKYKEESRRIHEKLDKLTPLIQPLSLDEAWIDLTGTERLHGAPPAAMLARLQAEIERDIGLTVSIGLAPNKFLAKIASELDKPRGFSAIGAAEAQSFLANKPVGILPGVGPATVSALAEIGLRTVGDIAASDLKLLANRLGSGGLRLHRLAHGQDSRIVDPDQARKTISAETTFNDDLHKRDDLEDELWPLCEKVAKQARKEGVAGRVATLKLRTPDFKIHTRRRTLAVPTQTARTLFQVARELLAAEPKGFSYRLIGAGLTEFVDAETAGSDMFADEERRSLKSETAIDALRGKFGAAAVVTGRALKSR; from the coding sequence ATGAAATCCTTGTGCCGCGACTGCGGGTGGACGGGCGAGGCCAAGGCCGCGCGCTGTCCGTCCTGCGGCTCGCCGCGCACGGTGTTTCACGAAGAGCTGGGGACGCTCTCGATCGCGCACCTAGACTGCGACGCCTTCTACGCCTCGGTCGAGAAGCGGGATGATCCGTCCCTCCGCGACAAGCCGGTGATCGTCGGCGGCGGCAAGCGCGGGGTGGTGACCACCGCCTGCTACATCGCCCGCATGAGCGGGGCGAAGTCAGCCATGCCGATGTTCAAGGCGCTGAAGCTGTGCCCCGACGCCGTGGTCATCAAGCCGAACTTCGCCAAGTACAAGGAAGAGAGCCGGCGCATCCACGAGAAGCTCGACAAGCTGACACCTCTCATCCAGCCGCTGTCGCTGGACGAGGCCTGGATCGACCTGACCGGCACCGAGCGCCTGCACGGCGCGCCGCCGGCGGCGATGCTGGCCAGGCTGCAGGCCGAGATCGAACGCGACATCGGCCTGACCGTCTCGATCGGCCTGGCGCCCAACAAGTTCCTGGCCAAGATCGCCTCGGAGCTGGACAAGCCGCGCGGCTTCTCGGCCATCGGCGCGGCCGAGGCGCAGAGCTTTCTGGCGAACAAGCCGGTCGGCATCCTGCCCGGGGTCGGCCCGGCCACCGTCTCGGCCCTCGCGGAGATCGGCCTACGCACGGTGGGCGACATCGCGGCCTCGGACCTGAAGCTGCTCGCCAACCGCCTCGGCTCCGGCGGTCTGCGCCTGCATCGTCTGGCTCACGGCCAGGACAGCCGGATCGTCGATCCCGACCAGGCCCGTAAGACGATCAGCGCCGAGACCACGTTCAACGACGACCTGCACAAGCGCGACGATCTGGAGGACGAGCTCTGGCCCCTCTGCGAAAAGGTCGCCAAGCAGGCGCGCAAGGAGGGCGTCGCCGGCCGCGTGGCGACGCTGAAGCTGCGCACCCCCGACTTCAAGATCCACACCCGCCGCCGCACCTTGGCGGTGCCGACCCAGACCGCCCGCACCCTGTTCCAGGTGGCGCGGGAGCTGTTGGCGGCCGAGCCCAAGGGCTTCTCCTATCGTCTGATCGGCGCCGGCCTGACCGAGTTCGTCGACGCCGAGACCGCCGGCTCGGACATGTTCGCCGACGAAGAGCGGCGCTCTCTAAAAAGTGAGACCGCTATCGACGCCTTGCGCGGAAAGTTCGGCGCCGCGGCGGTCGTCACTGGCCGAGCGTTGAAGAGCCGCTGA
- the clpS gene encoding ATP-dependent Clp protease adapter ClpS, which yields MAERKQGGQSNGAGSSVVTEVKPKTQKPSLYRVLILNDDYTPMEFVVYVLERFFNKSREDATRIMLHVHQNGVGVCGVYTYEVAETKVAQVIDSARRHQHPLQCTMEKD from the coding sequence ATGGCCGAGCGGAAGCAAGGCGGACAAAGCAACGGCGCTGGGTCGTCGGTCGTCACGGAAGTGAAGCCGAAGACGCAGAAGCCTTCGCTTTATCGGGTTCTGATTCTCAACGACGATTACACGCCAATGGAATTCGTCGTTTACGTGCTCGAGCGGTTCTTCAACAAGTCGCGCGAAGATGCGACACGCATCATGTTGCATGTCCACCAAAACGGTGTGGGTGTGTGTGGTGTCTATACTTACGAAGTCGCAGAAACCAAGGTCGCCCAAGTCATCGACTCGGCGCGACGCCATCAGCACCCCCTACAGTGCACCATGGAAAAGGACTGA
- the clpA gene encoding ATP-dependent Clp protease ATP-binding subunit ClpA: MPSFSRPLEESLHRAVAYANQRKHEYATLEHLLLSLTDDDDAAGVMRACDVDLAALKKSLSNYLDVELASLVVDDEEDAKPTAGFQRVIQRAVIHVQSSGREEVTGANVLVAIFSERESHAAYFLQEQDMTRYDAVNFIAHGIAKKAGASEAKSIKGASAGSNQAEDDGEKPNTKTGGEALEAYCVDLNEKARQGKVDPLIGRANEVERAIQILCRRTKNNPLLVGDPGVGKTAIAEGLARKIVTHQVPEVLEGATIYSLDMGALLAGTRYRGDFEERVKQVVKELESHPNAVLFIDEIHTVIGAGATSGGAMDASNLLKPALASGSLRCMGSTTYKEFRQHFEKDRALVRRFQKIDVNEPTVEDTIKILKGLKTYYEDFHKLKYTAEALKVAVELSAKYITDRKLPDKAIDVIDEAGASQMLLPESRRKKTIGVKEIESVVAKIARIPPKSVSKSDTEALKELETDLKRAVFGQDEALTQLSAAMKLARAGLREPNKPIGSYLFSGPTGVGKTEAAKQLAQTLGIEMLRFDMSEYMERHTVSRLIGAPPGYVGFDQGGQLTDAVDQHPHAVVLLDEIEKAHGDVYNILLQVMDNGALTDSNGKKVDFRNVVLIMTTNAGASDAQRNSIGFGRSKVEGEEEAALKRLFTPEFRNRLDAVVAFKPLTPEIIRQVVQKFVMQLEAQLADRNITIELSDDAADWLAKNGFDELYGARPLARVIQEHIKKPLADDILFGRLVRGGHVKVVLENGKIEFEIDSNVDPKAGKTDETEPAMAE, translated from the coding sequence TTGCCCTCTTTTTCGCGCCCCCTGGAAGAATCCCTGCATCGCGCCGTCGCGTACGCCAACCAGCGTAAGCACGAATACGCGACCCTTGAGCACCTGCTGCTCTCCCTGACCGACGACGATGACGCCGCCGGAGTTATGCGCGCGTGCGACGTCGATCTCGCCGCGCTGAAGAAGAGCCTTTCGAACTATCTCGACGTTGAACTGGCCTCGCTGGTCGTCGACGACGAGGAGGACGCCAAGCCGACCGCCGGCTTCCAGCGCGTGATCCAGCGCGCGGTGATCCACGTCCAGTCGTCCGGCCGCGAGGAAGTGACCGGCGCCAACGTGCTGGTCGCGATCTTCTCTGAACGCGAGAGCCACGCCGCCTATTTCCTGCAAGAGCAGGACATGACGCGGTACGACGCGGTTAACTTCATCGCCCACGGCATCGCCAAGAAGGCCGGCGCCTCGGAAGCCAAGAGCATCAAGGGCGCCAGCGCCGGCTCGAACCAGGCCGAGGACGACGGCGAAAAGCCCAACACCAAGACGGGCGGCGAGGCTCTCGAAGCCTATTGCGTCGACCTCAACGAAAAGGCCCGCCAGGGCAAGGTCGACCCGCTGATCGGCCGCGCGAACGAAGTCGAGCGCGCGATCCAGATCCTGTGCCGTCGCACCAAGAACAATCCGCTGCTCGTGGGTGATCCCGGCGTCGGCAAGACCGCCATCGCCGAGGGCCTGGCCCGCAAGATCGTCACGCACCAGGTCCCCGAGGTCCTGGAAGGGGCCACCATCTACTCGCTCGACATGGGCGCGCTGCTGGCCGGCACCCGCTATCGCGGCGACTTCGAGGAACGCGTCAAGCAGGTGGTCAAGGAGCTGGAGAGCCACCCGAACGCGGTGCTGTTCATCGACGAGATCCACACCGTGATCGGCGCCGGCGCGACCAGCGGCGGGGCGATGGACGCCTCGAACCTGCTGAAGCCGGCCCTGGCCTCGGGCAGCCTGCGCTGCATGGGCTCGACCACCTACAAGGAGTTCCGCCAGCACTTCGAGAAGGATCGGGCGCTCGTCCGTCGCTTCCAGAAGATCGACGTGAACGAACCGACGGTGGAAGACACCATCAAGATCCTCAAGGGCCTGAAGACCTACTACGAGGACTTCCACAAGCTGAAGTACACGGCCGAGGCCCTGAAGGTCGCGGTCGAGCTGTCGGCCAAGTACATCACCGACCGCAAGCTGCCGGACAAGGCGATCGACGTGATCGACGAGGCCGGCGCCAGCCAGATGCTGCTGCCGGAAAGCCGTCGCAAGAAGACCATCGGCGTGAAGGAGATCGAAAGCGTCGTCGCCAAGATCGCCCGCATCCCGCCGAAGTCGGTCAGCAAGTCGGACACCGAGGCCCTGAAGGAACTCGAGACCGACCTGAAGCGCGCCGTGTTCGGCCAGGACGAAGCCCTGACCCAACTGTCGGCCGCCATGAAGCTGGCTCGCGCCGGCCTGCGCGAACCGAACAAGCCGATCGGCTCGTACCTGTTCAGCGGCCCGACCGGCGTGGGCAAGACCGAAGCCGCCAAGCAGCTGGCCCAGACCCTGGGCATCGAGATGCTGCGCTTCGACATGTCGGAGTACATGGAACGGCACACCGTGAGCCGCCTGATCGGCGCCCCTCCCGGCTATGTCGGCTTCGACCAGGGCGGTCAGCTGACCGACGCGGTCGACCAGCACCCGCACGCCGTCGTCCTGCTCGACGAAATCGAGAAGGCGCACGGGGATGTCTACAACATCCTGCTGCAGGTGATGGACAACGGCGCCCTGACCGACAGCAACGGCAAGAAGGTCGACTTCCGCAACGTGGTCCTGATCATGACCACCAATGCGGGGGCTTCGGACGCCCAGCGCAACTCGATCGGCTTCGGCCGCTCGAAGGTCGAAGGCGAGGAAGAGGCCGCCCTCAAGCGCCTGTTCACGCCGGAATTCCGCAACCGCCTGGACGCCGTCGTGGCCTTCAAGCCGCTGACGCCGGAGATCATCCGCCAGGTCGTGCAGAAGTTCGTGATGCAGCTGGAGGCCCAACTGGCCGACCGCAACATCACGATCGAGCTGAGCGACGACGCGGCCGACTGGCTGGCCAAGAACGGCTTCGACGAGCTCTACGGCGCCCGTCCGCTGGCCCGGGTCATCCAGGAGCACATCAAGAAGCCGCTGGCCGACGACATCCTGTTCGGCCGCCTGGTCCGCGGCGGCCACGTCAAGGTCGTGCTGGAGAACGGCAAGATCGAGTTCGAGATCGACAGCAATGTCGATCCCAAGGCCGGCAAGACCGACGAGACCGAACCGGCCATGGCCGAATAG
- a CDS encoding HIT family protein — protein sequence MSLDGRYDADNIFAKIIRGEIPSVKVFEDDRVLAFMDVFPQSRGHALVISKVSQARNLLEAEPEVLAELAAATQKLTRAVVSALKPDGVVVTQFNGAPAGQTIFHLHFHVIPRYEGEALGRHGEGGMADTDELKALAAKIAAAL from the coding sequence ATGAGCCTCGACGGACGCTACGACGCGGACAACATCTTCGCCAAGATCATCCGGGGCGAGATCCCCAGCGTGAAGGTGTTCGAGGACGACCGCGTCCTGGCCTTCATGGACGTCTTCCCTCAGTCGCGCGGCCACGCCCTGGTGATCTCCAAGGTCAGCCAGGCCCGCAATCTGCTGGAGGCCGAGCCGGAGGTGCTGGCCGAGCTGGCCGCGGCGACTCAGAAGCTGACACGAGCGGTGGTCTCGGCGCTGAAGCCCGATGGCGTGGTCGTCACCCAGTTCAACGGCGCGCCGGCCGGCCAGACGATCTTCCACCTGCATTTCCACGTGATCCCGCGCTACGAGGGCGAAGCCTTGGGGCGGCACGGCGAGGGCGGCATGGCCGATACCGACGAGCTGAAGGCCCTGGCGGCCAAGATCGCGGCGGCGCTGTAA
- a CDS encoding DUF4287 domain-containing protein, whose amino-acid sequence MDEKPQGLTEQQQKWFASLRANLERETGKTLDQWVEIVRRECPETKPKARAEWLKATYGLGQNRAANIFAIAYPESGGWDDAAGLRAALWTDPASTAILAAVEAAIADFPGLVTGQRKGYTAWSHKAQFAALKPLKGGQAVLGLAITPDASPSLATPKNEGWSERLKAKLVLASPTEVDAEVRALLKAAWERS is encoded by the coding sequence ATGGACGAGAAACCTCAAGGCCTGACGGAGCAGCAACAGAAGTGGTTCGCGTCCCTGCGCGCCAACCTCGAGCGCGAGACCGGCAAGACCCTGGACCAGTGGGTCGAGATCGTCCGACGCGAGTGTCCGGAGACCAAGCCCAAGGCCCGCGCTGAGTGGCTGAAGGCGACCTATGGCCTGGGCCAAAACCGCGCTGCGAACATTTTCGCCATCGCCTATCCGGAGAGCGGCGGCTGGGACGACGCCGCCGGCCTGCGCGCGGCGCTGTGGACCGATCCGGCGTCGACCGCGATCCTGGCCGCCGTGGAGGCCGCGATCGCGGACTTTCCGGGCCTCGTGACCGGCCAGCGCAAGGGCTACACGGCCTGGTCCCATAAGGCGCAGTTCGCGGCGCTGAAGCCTCTCAAAGGCGGCCAGGCGGTGCTGGGCCTGGCGATAACGCCCGACGCTTCGCCGAGCCTCGCCACGCCGAAGAACGAAGGCTGGTCGGAGCGTCTCAAGGCCAAGCTCGTCCTCGCCTCGCCCACGGAGGTCGACGCCGAGGTCAGAGCGCTGTTGAAGGCGGCCTGGGAGCGGTCTTAA